Genomic DNA from Paenibacillus donghaensis:
CAATATAATCGAGGATATTGGGCGAAGCTAGATGATGTGCCACCCGCATGCCCATATCGCGTTCAGGATAGATCACTTTGTCGGCGCCGATTTTGCTTAATACTTTGCCGTGCAGCTCGCTTTTGGCTTTGACTAGAATCGCCGGCACGCCCAGATCCTTCAGAATCAGCGTGGTCAGAATGCTGGCTTGAATATCCTCGCCGATCGCCACCACCACCACGTCGAAATTACGGATGCCCAGCGCGCGCAGCGCCTCTTCATCCGTAGAATCTGCCGACACCGCATGGGTGACAATAGTCGAGATCTCCTGGGTCCGCTGCTCATCTGTATCAATCGCCAGCACATCGAACCCCATGCCGCTGAGCGCCTTGGCCACACTGGACCCGAAACGCCCCATTCCAATGACGGCATATTGTTTTTTAGCCATAATCCCGTACCTCCCGCAACCATTTCTTATCTCCAAACAGTATAGCATAAGCTCACGCCTGATTTGAATTGCCAGCCCCTGCACAGGGCACATTATAACGAAGTGGTGCCAGGAAAGGTTGGATCTGCTCCTACGGCCATGCCACTGCCAAACAACTGAAGGAGGTGTAAGATGCCGGTTACCATCGATTTGCGCCAGGCTGTAGTCCATAAGATTCATGGGCAATCCGAAGCCGATCTGCGGCATATGATTGAAGGCTCGGTGGACGGTCCGGAAGCCGCGCTTCCCGGGCTGGGTGTCGTGTTCGAAATGCTGTGGAAGGACGTTGATTCCGCCAAGCAGGACAAGCTGATTACGATGCTGCACGATCACCTGAAGACGATATCCCCCGTTTCGGTGAAGTCCTAGCCAGTCTATAAATCCGATTTTGTTAAGAAGAAACGGCTTCGCCGTCCTCTGCAAGAGGCGGCATCCGTTTCTGCGAGAAATAGAAGGATAATTTATAGCGCGAAGCATATAAATTCTTATATTTCCAAAAAACCTCCGCCCCAGTGCAGCAGCACTTGTGGGACGGAGGTTTTGATTACTGCAGCCGAGTCAGCTGCTTCTTTATGCTCCTACTTGTATGTCACTGCCCGAGTACCGTTCTCAAGGAGCGGTTTCCAGGAATTTCGCCGTAGGATTCTTCTCCATAGCTGTCCGCATGGCGTATTCATTCTCGAACAGCACAACATAGTTGCCTTTTTTGTCGGTAACCAGCGTGGAGTTAATGCGGAATTTGCTTGCATCCGGCGGTGTTTCGTCAACGATCCAGCGTGCGAACTGGTACGTCATCCGCTGCAGCAGCACATCCACGCCATATTCGCCCTTCATGCGGTATTCGAACACCTCGAATTGCAGCTGTCCTACTACACCCAACAGAATATCGTCGAAGTTGACCGTGCGGAAGACCTGGATCATCCCTTCTTCGGTCAGCTGGTCCACGCCCTTCTGGAACTGCTTCGATTTCAGCGCGTTTTTGATGCTCACCTTGGCAAAAATCTCTGGCGAGAACGTCGGCAGCTCATCGAACTGAATGTCACCGATTTGACTCAGCGTATCTCCAATCCGGAAGATGCCCGGATCGAACAGCCCGATAATATCTCCCGGGTAAGCTTCCTCGACAATATCGCGGTCCTGGGCCAGAAATTGCTGCGGCTGGGCCAGCTTGATGTCTTTGCCAGCACGGACGTGCTTGACGCTCATCCCGCGCTCGAACTTGCCGGACACAATCCGCAAGAACGCGATCCGGTCACGGTGGGCCGGGTTCATGTTGGCCTGGATTTTGAATACATAACCAGAGAATTTCTCATTGGTTGGCTCGATAGAACCCGCTGTACTGCGGCGCGGCTCCGGCTTCGGTGCCAGCTCCAGGAAATTGTTCAGGAACGTCTGCACGCCGAAATTATTGATCGCACTGCCGAAGAACACCGGCGTGATCTCTCCGCGCAGCACCTTCTCATAGTCAAACGGATCACCCGCTACATCCAGCAGCTCCAGGTCCTGGCACAGCTGGTCATGCAAATATTCCCCAGCCATCTCGCGGATAATCGGATCGCGGTAGCCGTCGACCTTCTGCACCTTGATAACAGAGTGATCGTCGCCCTGGAACAGCTCTACCTGGCTCTTCATCCGGTCATAGACGCCGCACAGCTCGCGGCCGCCGCCGATTGGCCAGTTCATCGGCACCGAGCGGATGCCGAGCACCTGCTCCAGCTCTTCCATCAGGTCAAACGGGCTGCGGCCTTCACGGTCCAGCTTGTTGATGAAGGTGAAGATCGGAATGCCGCGTTTCGCACAGACCTGGAACAGCTTGATGGTCTGTGTTTCCACCCCTTTGGCAACGTCAATCAGCATAACAGCACTGTCGGCAGCCGTCAGGGTGCGGTAGGTGTCCTCACTGAAGTCCTGGTGACCGGGAGTATCGAGGATATTGACACGGTGATCCAGATAGTCGAACTGCATCACAGAGGAGGTAACGGAAATTCCGCGCTGCTTCTCAATTTCCATCCAGTCACTGGTGGCATGTTTGTTTGCTTTACGGGCTTTGACGGTACCCGCCAGCCGGATCGCGCCGCCGAATAACAGCAGCTTTTCGGTTAAGGTAGTTTTACCCGCATCCGGGTGGGAAATGATTGCAAAGGTTCTGCGCCGGTCCACTTCCTTTTGCAGCTTCGGATCGATTGCTTTGTTCATTATACATATCCCTTCATCTATAAATTCATGCTTCGCTTCAATGAGACATCTATGTTCATCAAATCGGTGCTTGGATCATCATAAGTGCTCCTTCATGGTTTAGTTCAGGCTGATCTTCGGCTTAGCTAATACCCGCTCCAAGTGCATCTTTTAAAGTATACCAAAATCCGGGAAACATTATCTACAAAAAAGCGCTGGAAGTAAAATATACTCTGTGGTATGCCGGATTTCCTTCACACTATGACACTGGGTCTGTAATTC
This window encodes:
- a CDS encoding potassium channel family protein, with product MAKKQYAVIGMGRFGSSVAKALSGMGFDVLAIDTDEQRTQEISTIVTHAVSADSTDEEALRALGIRNFDVVVVAIGEDIQASILTTLILKDLGVPAILVKAKSELHGKVLSKIGADKVIYPERDMGMRVAHHLASPNILDYIELSPDYSILDMKVSGSMLGKNLQELDIRAKYGCNVMAIRQGEEMNISPRAEDRLVDGDVLVIVGRKDNLTRLELAYT
- a CDS encoding small acid-soluble spore protein SspI: MPVTIDLRQAVVHKIHGQSEADLRHMIEGSVDGPEAALPGLGVVFEMLWKDVDSAKQDKLITMLHDHLKTISPVSVKS
- a CDS encoding peptide chain release factor 3, whose product is MNKAIDPKLQKEVDRRRTFAIISHPDAGKTTLTEKLLLFGGAIRLAGTVKARKANKHATSDWMEIEKQRGISVTSSVMQFDYLDHRVNILDTPGHQDFSEDTYRTLTAADSAVMLIDVAKGVETQTIKLFQVCAKRGIPIFTFINKLDREGRSPFDLMEELEQVLGIRSVPMNWPIGGGRELCGVYDRMKSQVELFQGDDHSVIKVQKVDGYRDPIIREMAGEYLHDQLCQDLELLDVAGDPFDYEKVLRGEITPVFFGSAINNFGVQTFLNNFLELAPKPEPRRSTAGSIEPTNEKFSGYVFKIQANMNPAHRDRIAFLRIVSGKFERGMSVKHVRAGKDIKLAQPQQFLAQDRDIVEEAYPGDIIGLFDPGIFRIGDTLSQIGDIQFDELPTFSPEIFAKVSIKNALKSKQFQKGVDQLTEEGMIQVFRTVNFDDILLGVVGQLQFEVFEYRMKGEYGVDVLLQRMTYQFARWIVDETPPDASKFRINSTLVTDKKGNYVVLFENEYAMRTAMEKNPTAKFLETAP